The Toxorhynchites rutilus septentrionalis strain SRP chromosome 3, ASM2978413v1, whole genome shotgun sequence genome includes a region encoding these proteins:
- the LOC129778434 gene encoding uncharacterized protein LOC129778434: MVSSSLASRQILLVLALLLCVAKLSSGRPQNAIDSQDAPEINLSELKKLYNTYVPDQLDDYGLDRLKLQLLAQYAQSNAIGGGGGWDQLYRAPEMKRQIRYRQCYFNPISCFKK, translated from the exons ATGGTTTCCAGCAGTTTGGCCTCACGGCAAATTTTGCTCGTCCTGGCCCTGCTGCTTTGTGTAGCCAAATTATCGTCCGGCCGACCACAAAACGCAATCGACAGTCAG GATGCCCCCGAGATAAATCTGAGCGAGTTGAAGAAATTGTACAACACGTACGTACCGGATCAGCTGGATGACTACGGCTTGGATCGGTTAAAGTTGCAGTTGCTGGCCCAATACGCCCAAAGCAA CGCAATTGGTGGTGGAGGCGGATGGGATCAGCTGTACCGCGCCCCGGAGATGAAGCGACAGATTCGGTACCGTCAGTGTTATTTCAACCCCATCTCGTGCTTCAAGAAGTAA